One part of the Streptomyces sp. AM 2-1-1 genome encodes these proteins:
- a CDS encoding SDR family NAD(P)-dependent oxidoreductase, translating to MQGAPVAWNVHKPLRADGTTVLVTGGNAGIGYFIAEQLATAGATVIIGSRSPAKAAAAVEAITARVRGSQVQHIPLDLTDLASLRASVSQLDTDALDAVVLNAGIALDEPPRKQNRRGHELMFATNHLGHFALVHWLAPWLEAAPAARIVTMGSFAARSERLDLDDLQSVRDYDPKRTYGRSKLAQMTFAFELDRRLRAAGSTCMSVIAHPGGALDALTPPRPGIHQRSGSQHLLTLPAKLLVQGKDAGAWPAVRATIDPDVQGGQLWGPSRLGLSGKPHLETPHPHMTDQPTGQALWTASTQLTRVEAFTS from the coding sequence CTGCAAGGAGCCCCCGTGGCCTGGAACGTTCACAAGCCCCTGCGCGCCGACGGCACCACCGTGCTGGTGACCGGCGGCAACGCCGGCATCGGCTACTTCATCGCCGAGCAACTCGCCACCGCCGGAGCAACCGTCATCATCGGCAGCCGCAGCCCGGCGAAAGCCGCCGCCGCCGTGGAAGCCATCACCGCCCGCGTCCGCGGGTCCCAGGTGCAGCACATACCCCTGGACCTGACCGACCTCGCCTCCCTGAGGGCGTCCGTCAGCCAGCTGGACACCGACGCCCTGGACGCCGTCGTCCTCAACGCGGGCATCGCACTGGACGAACCGCCCCGCAAGCAGAACCGGCGCGGCCACGAGCTGATGTTCGCCACCAACCACCTCGGCCACTTCGCCCTGGTGCACTGGCTGGCGCCCTGGCTGGAGGCGGCTCCGGCAGCCCGGATCGTCACCATGGGCAGCTTCGCCGCCCGCTCCGAGCGCCTCGACCTCGACGACCTGCAATCCGTACGCGACTACGACCCCAAGCGCACCTACGGCCGCTCCAAACTCGCCCAGATGACCTTCGCCTTCGAACTCGACCGCCGGCTGCGCGCCGCAGGCAGCACCTGCATGAGCGTGATCGCCCACCCCGGCGGCGCCTTGGACGCCCTCACCCCGCCCCGCCCCGGCATCCACCAGCGCTCCGGATCCCAGCACCTCCTCACCCTGCCGGCGAAACTCCTCGTCCAGGGCAAAGACGCCGGCGCCTGGCCCGCCGTCCGCGCCACCATCGACCCGGACGTCCAGGGCGGCCAGCTGTGGGGCCCCAGCAGGCTCGGCCTCAGCGGCAAACCCCACCTCGAAACACCCCACCCCCACATGACCGACCAGCCCACCGGCCAAGCCCTCTGGACAGCAAGCACCCAACTGACCCGCGTAGAAGCCTTCACATCCTGA
- a CDS encoding TetR/AcrR family transcriptional regulator, with translation MATTGAAPGRRERKKAATRKALADAALELFLEHGYEKVTIAQIAEAADTATTTLFAHFPAGKEALILDDSGEREGALVDAVRNRPEGSSALDALHAFFAGRAPFADEDDLPERYRRASKLIMDTPALWAYARQVWVACQEPLALLLAEAAGQSEPDESHRLLARYVLETPDLASSRPDRKASLAEAFHRLHLGWPEL, from the coding sequence ATGGCGACCACTGGAGCCGCGCCCGGCAGGCGCGAACGCAAGAAGGCGGCAACCCGCAAGGCCCTGGCCGACGCGGCCCTGGAACTCTTCCTGGAGCACGGCTACGAGAAAGTGACGATCGCTCAGATCGCCGAGGCCGCGGACACCGCGACCACGACCCTGTTCGCGCACTTCCCGGCGGGCAAGGAAGCCCTGATCCTCGACGACAGCGGGGAGCGGGAAGGAGCCCTGGTCGACGCGGTCCGCAACCGGCCCGAGGGCAGCTCGGCCCTGGACGCCCTGCACGCCTTCTTCGCCGGCCGGGCCCCCTTCGCCGACGAAGACGACCTGCCCGAGCGCTACCGGCGCGCGTCAAAACTGATCATGGACACTCCCGCGCTGTGGGCCTACGCACGTCAGGTCTGGGTGGCCTGTCAAGAGCCGCTCGCCCTCCTGCTCGCGGAGGCCGCCGGCCAGAGTGAGCCCGACGAATCCCACCGCCTCCTGGCCCGCTACGTACTGGAAACCCCCGACCTGGCATCGAGCCGCCCCGACCGCAAGGCCTCCCTCGCCGAGGCCTTCCACCGCCTCCACCTGGGCTGGCCCGAACTCTGA
- a CDS encoding MFS transporter, protein MTITTEVRPPTGAARPGKLAMWAVLLLVLLADALDMIDATVTNIAAPTIVDDIGGGAGLIKWLGASYALAMGVLLVIGGRLGDRYGQRRLFLIGMSGFTLASAACGLAGGSGVMIFARILQGAFGALLIPQGMAIITRHFTPDMRRTSFNLFGPLLGIATIGGPVLAGFVIDVDFAGLSWRPIFLVNLLLGTIGVALAARILPRDNADPAVTVDGVGAGILALAMFGTMFGLIEGSESDWSILSIAALTLGVVFLLLFARRQRTAAAPLIEPSLFRNKGFTSGLLVGLMFFAVTNGLAFVISLFIQQALGASPGSAAVGMLPLTLGIIAGAGAGMALTKKLGRLLILAGMLVTLAGAGWLLALVVTSGTDVTLLALAPASVLAGIGMGACFGTLFDITIGNTDPAEAGSASGTLTAVQQLATALGSATVTTVYLHGGAPDHAMTLAIITVMTVTVICLPFLGLLPKTAPADSPTPGH, encoded by the coding sequence ATGACCATCACCACCGAAGTCCGGCCTCCGACAGGAGCGGCACGGCCCGGCAAGCTCGCGATGTGGGCGGTCCTGCTCCTGGTCCTGCTCGCCGACGCGCTCGACATGATCGACGCGACGGTCACCAACATCGCGGCGCCCACGATCGTGGACGACATCGGCGGCGGCGCCGGTCTGATCAAATGGCTCGGCGCGTCCTACGCCCTGGCCATGGGCGTCCTGCTCGTCATCGGAGGACGCCTCGGTGACCGCTACGGTCAGCGCCGCCTCTTCCTGATCGGCATGAGCGGCTTCACCCTCGCCTCGGCGGCCTGCGGACTGGCCGGCGGATCCGGCGTGATGATCTTCGCCCGGATCCTGCAGGGCGCCTTCGGCGCGCTCCTCATCCCCCAGGGCATGGCGATCATCACCCGCCACTTCACGCCCGACATGCGACGTACGTCGTTCAACCTGTTCGGGCCGCTCCTGGGCATCGCCACGATCGGCGGCCCGGTCCTGGCCGGGTTCGTCATCGACGTCGACTTCGCCGGCCTGTCCTGGCGGCCGATCTTCCTGGTCAACCTGCTCCTGGGCACCATCGGCGTCGCCTTGGCTGCCCGCATCCTGCCCCGCGACAACGCCGACCCGGCCGTCACCGTGGACGGCGTCGGCGCGGGCATCCTCGCCCTGGCCATGTTCGGGACGATGTTCGGGTTGATCGAAGGCTCCGAGTCCGACTGGAGCATCCTCTCTATCGCGGCCCTGACCCTCGGCGTGGTGTTCCTGCTGCTGTTCGCGCGCCGTCAGCGCACCGCCGCCGCGCCGCTCATCGAGCCCTCCCTGTTCCGCAACAAGGGCTTCACCTCAGGACTGCTGGTCGGGCTGATGTTCTTCGCCGTCACCAACGGACTGGCCTTCGTCATCTCCCTGTTCATCCAGCAAGCCCTGGGCGCCAGCCCCGGCAGCGCGGCCGTGGGCATGCTCCCGCTGACCCTCGGCATTATCGCCGGAGCCGGAGCCGGCATGGCCCTGACCAAGAAGCTGGGCCGCCTCCTCATCCTCGCGGGCATGCTGGTCACCCTCGCCGGCGCCGGCTGGCTCCTGGCCCTGGTGGTCACCAGCGGCACCGACGTCACCCTGCTCGCCCTGGCACCCGCCAGTGTCCTGGCCGGCATCGGCATGGGCGCCTGCTTCGGCACCCTCTTCGACATCACCATCGGCAACACCGACCCCGCCGAAGCAGGCAGTGCGAGCGGCACCCTCACCGCCGTCCAGCAACTCGCCACCGCGCTGGGCTCCGCCACCGTCACCACCGTCTACCTCCACGGCGGAGCCCCCGACCACGCCATGACCCTCGCCATCATCACCGTCATGACCGTCACCGTCATCTGCCTGCCCTTCCTCGGCCTCCTGCCCAAGACCGCACCCGCCGACAGCCCGACCCCCGGCCACTGA